The following is a genomic window from Hyphomicrobiales bacterium.
CCCCGACCGGCGCGAGCGCTGGATGGAAGACTTCGGGATCCGTGCATTGCAGCAAGGCGGAAACGCGGTCGCCATGCCGCGTCGCGAGTTTGTCGGCATAGGATGGGGAGGCGACGAACACGTGGTCGAATGCGGCGAGTTCATCATCATCCACCTGATCAGGATGGCTGATGAGCCACATCAGATTGACCGCCCCCGGCGCCGGCTGGAAGCGTGACAGCCCGCGCAGGACAATATTGACGTCGTCACCCGCCGCGACGCCGCAGGACCAATCGGGGAGGCAATCGATGCGGACCTGGCATCCGCAGCGTTCGAGCGCCTTGCCGAGGCCTTTCGCGAAATGCCAGTCACCCCAGAGCTCGCACTGCGCCGGATCCGGCACCGCGATCTTGATGGCGACGCGATAGCGTTGCGCCACCGCCGCCAAGGCCGCGCGCAAAACGGGAGCACGGTGCTCATAGCAATGCGCGCGCATCACATGGGCACGGAGCCGGGCGACCAGCGCGAGGCGCTCGTCCTCCCCGGAGAGATAGCGCGCGATGAGATCATTGAGCTCCCGCCGCGTCGTGAAGCTCGGCAGCAAGCCGTCGAACATCTCCGCCGCGCCCTCGACACAGTTGGTGAGGACCAAGGCGCCTGCCGCCAGGGCGTCGAAGACGCGGGAATTCAGCGAGGCCCAATCACGGGTGACAGGATGGCTGTCATCGATAACAAGGCGAGCCCCGGCATAGGCACGCGCCACCTCGTCATAGGCAAGGGCCCCCTGCCAGTAGGCGCCCCAGCGCGGATGCCCCTTCCAGCCATGGCCGAAAATAGCAAGCGTGGAGCCGAAGCGGTCAAGGTCGATCTGGTCGAGCGCCGTGCGCGGCGCGCCCCAATGATTACCCGTGAAGACAATATCATAGCGTCTGTCCAGTGGCGTTCGGCCGGGATGGAAACGGGCGGCATTGGTCGCTATCGGCAGCAGAAGCGCCTCACGACCGGTTTGGGCGGCAATCGTCCTGCAGGCCTTGCGCGAGGAGGCCAGCAGCACGTGATAGGCTTGGAAAGACGGGCTCGCCATCCATTCATCCACCCGGTTGCGCATCCAGGCGACGGTGATGAGGCCAGGATTGCCACCGCTCAATCCACGAAGGTCCACATCGTGCCGCATGACGACGACGACATCCGCGCGGGCCAATGCCTCAATACGATAGCCGGCGAAGAGAATGTCCCAGCCGAAGCTCGCGCGCAGGGCGGCACCAAGCTCCCGCGCCGTGAAAACATCCCCCGCGGTCGCAGCATCGCTCGCTTCGGTCACGATGAAAACGACCCGCAGCGGCTCGCGCCGCCACGACAATCCGCCTGATATCGAGGCTTCAAGCGCGGCGCGGCGCAGGCGTGGCGCGAAGCGTGAGGCGAGCAGCCTGCGATTGGCCGCTTGCGCCGCCAGCACAGGCATCATCGCCTCCGGCGCATCCCGTCGCGCAACGTCACGCGTGGCGGCGCGCCTGTGCAAAGCCGCCACGCCGGAATCACAGACGACCGTGCGGCCCAGTTCGCCGCGCAGCCGCAGGCAGAGGTCAACGTCCTCCTGGCCGTAGACATAGCCTTCATCGAAGCCACCGAGCGCGAGGAAATCCACGCGCCGCACCATCATCGCGGCCGCGGTCACTGCCGGCACGTCGCGGGCGCCGACCGCCGGCACGGCTTCCTGCGAAACTTCGACCGGCTGGTAGAGCGCGCGCGCTCCATCGACCTTGGCCACCGCGACACAGATGCCGTCGTGGTGCACCTGCTGGCGCCATCTGTCCCCGGCCGGGCGAGGCTCCCACAGCCGCATGCCGACCGCGCCGATGGCCGCGTCCGTCTCCAGCCACGCCGCCAGCCGGCGGACGCAGGGTTCGAGAAAGGTGATGTCGTTGTTGACGAAGAACAGGAAATCGCCGCGCGCCCGATGTGCCGCCAGATTATTGGAGGCGGAAAAGGAGTGGTTGGCATCGCGGGCGATAACCGACAGGGCAAGCGCGCCGGCAAAGCTTGCGGCCGCAGCGCGGCTCTCGTCGCTGGAGGCATGATCCACCACGATCACCTCCACGCCGTCCGCTTGCCGCTCCCCTTGTCCCTCCGCTTGCCCGGTGGCGACGATGGACCTCAGCAGGCCTTCCAGCAAAGGGGCGCCGTTGCGGTTCAGCACGATCATGCTGACACGTGGCCGTCTGCGCTTTCGCCAAGGCCGGATCGGGGGCGCGCGCCGTGCAGGACGGTCCAGCGGCGGACCATCGGCCTGATGGGAGGGCGGCCCCACCTGGCCGGGAAGATCGACCAGCGGAAAATCCACGTGTATCGCCGTCGCGCCATCGGCCCCCGGCAGTGACGTGCCATCTCCGATACAGCGCACCTCGATCTCACGCATCGCGCCGTTCATCAGATGCGACGGCAGAAACGCCGTAAAGCCGTGGAAGCCTGATCCCGTCGCGGCAACAAGATCGGATCTGTACGCATCCGCCGTCACGACCATAGCCACGTGGCCGTCGACGACGATGCCGATCTCGACCGGACGGCCGGACACATCAGGATTTACGGCCCAGCCACGGACCGCATGGCAATCCGCAGCCTCCACCCTGCCGGTGAAGGACGGCGCGGGACGGCTCGCAAAGGCGCTCCGCGGTGGGGATAATCGTTGCGGCAGCGCCGCATTCCCGGCGCTCAGCACCTCCGTGCCGTCGGCTGTAAGCCGCAGCGCGTGCTCACGCCCATCGAACAGCCGTCGCGGCAGAACAATCGCGAAGCCATGGTGGCCCGGGATGCCGAAATGCGCATTCACATCCGGTCGCGGGAGAGCGGCCCGCGCCGTCGCGATGAGAGCGGCGCCATCATAGAGCCCGATCTCCACGGCCTCTCCGGGACGGACCACATCATAGGCCCAGCCGGTAATGACCCCGTCCTCGCAGGTATCAATAGTGCTGCGGACGGTTTGCCTGAAGGTTGAGAAGACCGCACCATCACGGGCCGCTACGGCCTGTCCATCAGCCAGCCTTATGTGGATGGCATGATCATTCCCATCGACCAGCGGCATGGGGAGGACGAACCGCCACTGCGTCGGACCTTCGTCCCGCGCGGCGACGCGCAGGCGACCGAGCAGAGTATCGCCGTCATAGACCGCAAGGATCGCGCTCGTCCCGGAAACGCCAGCAGCCGTGCCGGCAACACAGACTCCATCGAGCGCCCATCGCAGGTCCAGGGAAGGCTGCGCATCGTACGGGACGGCGCGAACCGGGGACGCAAGATCATCCTCGTCCAGGATATCGATCACTCCGGTCATTCTGGCGGCCAGCCGTACACCGCCTCCCATCGCGCGGCAATGGTCTCGGGCAAAAAGCGGGAAGCGAAGCGCCGTCCCGCCTTGGCCATGCCCCGCCGTCGCCCGTCGTCCGCATGGATGGCTACGACCGCGGCGGCGAGTGCTCCAGCGTCACGGCTGGAAGCGAGAAGGCCCGTTTCTCCCGGCAGCATCGCGGCCGCCACGCCGCCTACATCCGGCGCCACCACCGGCACGCCGCGCGCGTGCGCCTCGATGAGGACATTCGGCAGCCCCTCGAAATGGGAGGTCAACAGCAGAAGATCGAACATGTCGTAGTGATCGGCAAGTTCGTCGGCCACCAGGCCGGTCAGGGTGATGCGGCTGCCCAGCCCCCGTCTCGCCACCTCCGCCTCGATGAGCGGTCGCAGCCGGCCATCGCCGATCAGCAGCCCGTGGACGTTGGGATGCCAGTCACACAGGTGCGCCAGCACTTCAAGCCACAGCAGCGGATCCTTCTCCCGCTCCAGCCGCATGACGCCGCCTATGACAACCGCGTCCGGGGCGAGCCCGTATCGACGGCGCAAAGGACCGCGGCTCCCGCGGCGCCCACGCCGCAGCCATCTGGAGTCGATAGCATTCGGCACCACGACCGCCCGCTCGCCGAGAGCACCAGCGTCAAGGCCCGGCCAATCGAGCCAGTCGTCGAGATTCCGCTGGCTGTTATTGGCGAGCTTGACGCTGCGATCGTCCAGGGCAGCCCGCAGCAGGCGACACAGCCTCGCGTTACGGGTGGTTTCCGCCTCGTCTTCGTCCCCACGGCTGGCAGGAGCGACACTGCCACCACGCAGGACGATGCCTGGGACGCCCGCGACGATCCCGGCAATCGCGGCATGCGCGGACGTCTGCGGTGTCCAGGCCTGCACGATCTCCGGCCGCAGCCCGGCGATAGCGGCCGCGACATGGGCTATCTCGCGCAGATTGACGAGCGCACGGAGAGGTTCCGGCGGCGCGGCGAGCAAGGGCACCGTCCGTGCGATCGCCTCCGCATCGGCCCCATAGTCGGCCAGTGTCGCAACCCGCCCCCCGGCCTGCAGCAGCGCCGCGCGGAAAAATGCGCCGCGTCCGCCCCGTTGCGGGTCCGTGCAGAACACCCAAACGTCGCGCCCCTGCCGCGCCTGCTCCTGGGCGATCAGCGTGCACTGGCGCTCGGTGCCGCCCGCCGCGAGCGAATTGAGGACATGAACAATCGCGCCCGGACGCGCGTCGTAAGCGAGTGGCCGCCGTGCCCGCCTCATCCGCGCGACGCCCGCAAGCCAGTCGCCGATCCAGTCGCTGGTGGGCCGCGCTGTCAGGCCGCCGCGCGCTTGAATATGACGCTGGTGCGCCAGACATGCCGCGACGGTTTCGCTCAGGGCAGAGGGCGCCCCGTCTCGACGCGCATGGGCTGAAGCGCGTGCGATGTTGCCCTGCGCCAAGGCGAGCAGGCCAAGGCGCCGAAGCGCTTCACCGCGTAACGCTCCCTGGGCCGCGAGCGGCTCGAGGAGGTCACACGCCGACCGCGCCGCGCCTGCCATCGAGAGCAGGTCAGCGAGGAAGAGGCGGTCCGCGAGCTCTGGGGAGGCCGAGACACGGTGCTGCAATCGACGCAGGATACGGGTCTTCAGCCCCTGACGGCCGCAAGCACCGATAAGTTCGAGCGCGAGGTGCCAGGATGCGGCCTCCCGCGGGGTCCTGTGCAAGGCATTGTGCAAGAGCGCTCGCGCCGCAGTCAGGCGGCCGGACCAGACATAATGCTGCGCGAGGAGACGCAGCGGACGAATATCCTGGAGTTGAAGCGCGACAGCCCGCAAGAGACAGGCTTCAGCATCAGCCGAGCTTATGAAGCCTGATTGAGGATCCGGCGGTGTCGATACGAGAGGTCGCTCGCCCGGATTTCCGTCGCGCAGGCGCCCAATCTCCTTGTTTTCTGGCAAGTCCGGATGGAAAACCGCTTCGCACGTTGCCTGGGATAGCTCCCGAAGACCGGCTTCTCCTGATCGAAAAAGGGCCTCGAAGTCCTCCGGCAGCAACAGGAGCAGCCGCCGCCACGACGCGACTGCCTCATCCGGCCGAGCAAGCCCACGCAGCGCGCGAGCCAGCCAGCGCAAGGCCTCGGGGTCATGCGGTCGTCGCGCCTGTGCCCTGTGCAAAAGAGGATAGGCGCCCGCAAGGTCGCCTGCGCGGAAGCGGGTGATGCCAGCGGCCAGCAAGTGCGCCGCGCAGGCCTGCTCCCGGGCTGCCGACGCCGCGCCAGCAGCGCCTTTGGAGCCTGTGGGAATACCGTCCCCGCGCGCATTCCGCTGCACCACGGCCCGGACGCTCGCACAATCTGTGATTGTATATGTCAATTCATACAATCCATATTACGAGTATTCTTGCAGAAAAATTTTCTTCAGAAAGCAGTTGCCGCAATCATCACAATATGCATGCTTATATCCTGCATATCAAGCGTATAGAAAACAAAGAGTTCGACATATACATTTAATTGCGAAGTGAAATACGCGATACGTCCGCCACAGATCGCCCCATACCAAGATAATTAGATTTTCTTATAGAGAAATACTGTATTTTTGGAGAATTCTTATGGGCATCATGGACCTGTTCCCGGCCAGGGCCGAGGGTGCAGTTTGCGCCGGCCAACGTTTGCTTCAAGAACAATCCTATCGTGAAGCGGAAGCGGCCTTCGTACTCGCGCATACGGCCGAGCCGCGCGCGGAGGCGCCTCTGCTCGGACTTTGCCGCGTGAGCTACGCCACCCGCAACTGGCACGATCTGGACCGCTGGACGCGTCGCCTGCTCGCGGTGGCGCCGACACATGCCGAAGGCCAGTTGCTTCGCGCCCGTGCTTATAACGCCGGACGGCAATGGGCGCCTGCGGCAGCCGCCTGGGCCATCGTGGCGCAGGGCCGCCCGGACTGGCCGGAGGCGCATTTCCAGCTCGCACGCGCCCTCCATCGCAGCGGCGATCCCGCCGGCGCCGATGAGGCCGGCGAGCGTCTTGCTGCCCTGACGCCGCGCACAGCGCTCTGCACCGATCTCCTAGGCCAGCTGGCGCTTGAGCGGGGATGGTGCGAGGCGGCCGCCAGCTTTTTCATGACCTTGGTGCAACAGGATCCGGCAGCCGCCTGGCGCCGGTTCGAGGCGCTCCACCAAGCCCGCCATTATCGCGGTATCGCGGTCATGGCCCGCGCCTCGCTGGAGGGAGAGCCGGGGTCCGACGCGAGTCGGGCCCTGGCAATCCGGCAAGCAACCGAGGAAGCGCTGCGCGGTCTTTCCGCGCGCGCCATGGCGCAGGAGCGCTCGGGTCATATCGAGGAGGCATTTCAGGACCACGCGGCCATTCTCCTGGCCGATCCGGGCGATGGTCCGGCCGCTCGCGGCCGCGCCCGCATCAAGCGGATCCTTCTTCTCGCCGCCCATGACGCTTTGCACGCTCAGGATTGGGAGGCCGCCCGCGAGGCCTTTCAGCGGGTCGCGCAGCTCGACGCCGGTGATCTCGATAGTCGCGTCCAGCTCGGCAGGCTCATGATGCGGCTGCGCGATTGGGGGAGAGCCGCGCAGCTGTGGCGGCGTGTTATCGCGGCCAGCCCCGTGCTGGTGGAAGCCCATGTTCAGCTCGCCCGCGCACTCGACCGCAGCGACGACCACGCCGCCGCTCTTTCCCAATGGCGCGATGTCCTGGCACTGGCGCCTGACAATGCGGAGGCACGGGAGATGCTCGCGCAGATGCCGCGGCGCATGCTTGAACATGTGCGCAGGCTCGTCGATGCCGGAGATCTCACCCAGGCGGTTGAAGCCCTCATGCTTGCCCGGTCGCTATCGCCCGACGATCCCGATCTCGCCCACCGCACCGATCATGTCGGCCGCCGGTTGTTGCAAGCGATGCGCGCCGCGTTCAGGTCCGCGGATTGGGAGGCAATTCTGGCTCTCCAGGCGGCGACACGATCGCTGCGACCTGACGATGCCGATGTTCATCTGCTGACAGGCCGCGCGGCCATGGCGCGACGCCAGTACGACCTCGCCATCGCGGCCTGGAGCCGGCTCGGCGAACTCGATCCGGCGACGGCGTCCATGTGCCGGCTGCAACTCGCGCGATGCTATACGCGCTCCGGCCGCCTCGCGGAAGCGCAGCCCATGGTCGCCGCTATCCTTGCTGAAAAGCCGGATCATGTGGAAGCGCAAGCCATGTCCGCACAGCTTGCGGCACAAGCTCCGGGCGTCAAAGCAAGCGAAGGCCCTGGCTTTCGCGTGGGCGCCGAGCCTCGGCCGGACGGCCGGCGGAACCCCGCGCTATAAACGGTTCAAAGCCTGCCCCCGACACGAAGACTGAGCCGGACTTCCAGCCATGCGCGTCCCCTCCCGATCCGGCCCGCCAACCGGCCCCGCCCTGATGTCCCCTTGGCCGGGGCACGTGCTGACGCTTCGCAAGCAGGGGCGTCAGCTGATGGATCATGGCGCGTACGAGGCAGCGGGCCGTGTGTGGGAAAGCCTGCGGCGCAGCCTGCCGGGAGACGCGGAAGCACGCCACTGCCTGGGGCAGATCCGCGCGCTGAAATCTCCCGCGACGGCAACGCATCCGACCCAAGCCGCGCTGACCGCCCTCGCACCGACGCAAGCCTCCAAGGTTCAGGCTGAGGATGTGCTGCTCGGCATTCACGCCGCAGCCGCAGCAAGGGACGGCCTCGCGCTGCTCGCCGCGCTGGAGGCCACGCGGGCGGCTCTTCCCGCCGCTGAGTTCGGAGACCTTGTCAGGCTGCACGGTCCTTCGTTGCTGCAATGGCTCAGCCGGATCGATCGCCGCGACGACAGACGCGAAGATATGGAGCGGCGTCTGGCCCATCTGATCGCGGGCCACGACAATCTCATGCTGTCCCTGCTGCGGCAGATTGCGGAGGACAGGCACTGCGAAACGGTCCTCTCGATCCTCGCTGACTTTCACCCCTCGCCACCACCTCCCCTGCAGGAGGACGTGGCAGTCCCGCTCAGCCTCATCGCCGCAGTCCTGCCTGGCTATGCGGAAGAGGCTGATGGCGCAGCACTCGCCGCGCTCCTTCTCGGGGCCAGCGGAAACCACGGCGAGGCCGTCGGCTGGTGGCGAAGAGCCCTCTCCCTGCGCGCCGAAGCCGTCAACCGCCGTGGCCTCCTTGCCACCCTGCGCGCCGCCGGCGATGACCTCGGCCTCGCACGGGAGGTCGGGGCCTGGCTGACGGATGAGGCTGCGCCCGAAGCACGGCGAGCAGGCGAACAGAGCGCCATCATCGCGGCCGTGCGCCATCTCGTTCAACGCGCTCAGCGGCATGGCGACGCCGCCGCTATCGCCGCTATCGAGGAGCGCCTTGTCGATCACCGGCCCGGGATGATCGCGTCCTGGGTCGAAGCGAGCTGCGCGCTCGCTCGGAACGATGGCCGCGCCGCCCTGCGTCACCTCGATATCGCGGCGCGTCAGGCTTGCCCCGCTTCAGACATCCGGCTCGATCTCCACGCCGAGCGCGCGCTTGTCCTGATGCGGGACCATCTCTACGGCGAAGCGCTGGAAGCTTTCAGTCTCGCCGGAGCGATCGAAGACAATGCGCTCTATGTCCGCCGGTGCCGGCAGCTGCAGGATGTCGCGTCCTTCTGCGGCACCGCCGCCGAGCCGTTGCGCTATCCCGAATGCCTCGTCGACGTGATCATGGCGGAGGTGGCGGCCCGCCCCATCGCTTACACACCGAAGCCACGCCATGTCGTGATGGTGTCCGGCTCCCTGGGGCAAGGCGGCGGTGAGCGTCAGACCCAGACGATGGTGCGGCGTCTGCTCAACGAGCCCAGCATCAAACGGCTGACGTTGCTCATACGCTCGGTTCATCTCAAGGCCGGCGATGATTTCTTTTTCGACGCTGTGAAGGCCCTGCCCGTCGCGCATCACGTCTATGGCCGCGAGTGGTCACGGCCCAGCGACATCGCGACGGCGCTCCCTGAACTCGCCAACCGCCCTCGCCTCGCCCGGGCCATCGCGCTTCTGCCCCACAACATGCGCGAGGACATGGTGAGACTATGCCGGGCCCTTTGGGACCTCCGTCCGCAAGCCGTTCATATCTGGCAGGACATGCATGCGGCGGCACTGGCATGCCATGTCGCGGGCGTGCCCCATTTCTTCATCCATCGCGGCTCGCTCTCGCCAGACTACTGGGCGCAGAACGGCCACCAGACCGCCACGCATTTCCGCCCGATGCGGCATTGCTATCGCCGGCTTCTCGAGAGGCCCGATTTCGTGATCCTGAATAATTCGCGGGCCGGCTGCCGCACCGACCAGCAATGGCTTGGCTGGCCTGACGCGAGCCGCTTCCGGGTCATCTACAATGCGGTCGACTTCGCCGCGCTGGGCGCGGATGTGAGCCGGAATCTCGCCCTTCGCGAAACACTCGGCATTGCCGATCCGGCCGCGCCCATCATCGGCGGCTCGTTTCGCCTGCAGCCGGTGAAGCGTCCGCTGTGGTGGGCGGAAGCCGCGCGCCTCATCCTCAAGGCCGTGCCGGAGGCGCATTTTCTCATCATCGGCGATGGGGACATGACGGAGGCTGTCGCCGCCTTCGCGGCCAACCATGGCTTTGGCGCCCACTTCCACCTGCCCGGCCGCGTCTTGAATGTCGGCGACTGGTATCGCGTCATGGACGTCAAGCTGCTCACATCAGAGCGCGAGGGCATCCCCAATGCCATCATCGAGGCGCAGCATTTCGGCGTGCCGGTCGTCGCGACCGATGTCGGCGGTGTGGCGGAGGCCATCGCCGACGGTGAAAGCGGCCTTGTCGTCGCCGCGCAATCGCCCGCGCACTATGCGGAAGCCGTCATCCGCATCCTGCGTGATCCCGCCTGGCAGGCCAGAGCGCGGCAATGCGCGCCGGTCCATGTCCATACCACATTCAGCCTGGACGCTGTTGTCGCGCAATTGCTCGGGCTCTACGGCCTGCCCAGAGGGGCCCGCGCCGTCAGACGACGCCGATGCGCAGCAGCTCGTGAATATGGATGACGCCGACGGGGCGCTTGCCGTCCATCACGAAGAGGACGGTGATGCTCGCGGAGTTCATCAGGGCGAGCACCTCCTGCACCAGCGTATCTTCCGTGACGGTGATAGGCTTGCGTGTCATGACGTCGGCCACCGGGCAGTCGCTGAAGCCGTTCTTGAACGTGCGGCGCAGGTCTCCGTCCGTGATGAGCCCGGCCAGCTCGCCATCCGCATTGATGACGCCCGTGACGCCCAAACGCTTCGACGACATGGTGAGGACCGCCTGCGACAGGCTCGCGTCCTCGGCGACAAGGGGCATCGCCTCTCCCTGAACCATCACGTCCCGGGCACGCTTCAAGCGCGCGCCCAGCTTCCCGCCAGGATGGTAGCGGCGAAAATCATCAGCCGAAAAACCCCGGTTAGAGAGAAGGCACGTGGCCAGCATGTCGCCGACGGCCAGTTGCATGAGCGTCGAGGTTGTGGGCGCCTGACCGTTGGGACAGGCTTCCGGCATGGCCGGCAGCACCAGCGCGATATCCGCGGCGCGCGCCAAAGTGCTGCTCTCACGTGACGTGATGGCGATCAGCGGCACCTTGAAGCGATGGGTGTAGTCGATGATATCCGACAGCTCCGCCGTTTCGCCGGACCAGGACAACACCAGCACCACGTCGGTGTCGTGGATCATGCCGAGATCACCGTGGCTCGCCTCCGCGGCATGCACGAAATAGGCGGCCGTGCCCGTGGAAGCCAGCGTCGCCGCAATCTTGCGACCGATGTGGCCGGACTTGCCGATACCGGTCACGATGACTCGGCCAGCGCTTCTGTGGATGAGTGAGATCGCCTCGCGCAGGCGCTCGCCGGTCTCACCGGTCAATGCGGTGTCGATGGCCGCGAGCCCGTCCATCTCGAGGCGCAGGGTACGGCGCGCCATGTCCAGCGCATCATCTCCGGCCTGTGGGCTGGCCGAGGTGACGACAGAAAGCTCTGCCATCACCGCACTCCCGCCGTTTCAGCGAAGATGCGGCGCGCGCGCTCGAGGTCGGCCTGGGTGTCGACGCCCAATGGCACCGCGTCGACCTCGACGGCATCGATACGCATGCCGGCTTCGATCGCACGCAGCTGCTCCAGCTTCTCTCGCAGTTCGAGGGGGGATGGCGGCAGGGCGATGAAGCGCGCTAGCGCGGCCCGGCGCCACACATAAAGACCGATGTGATGGTACAGAGGCCCCTCGCCCGACGGCGCCGTGGCACGCGTGAAATAGAGCGCGCGGAAGCGGCGCGGGCCGATCGGCGAACCGATCATCTTAACGACGCTCGGCGCGGTCTTCTCTTCCTCGACAGTGATCTCCACCACAGGCGTGCCGATCGCGACATCCGCATCGCCGAGCGGCGCCATCGCATCGCGGATCGTATCGCGGGCAACGGTCGGCAAATCACCCTGGATATTGACGATTACGTCGTAGTGCTGATCCGGATCGCGCAGCGAGATCGCCTCGAAGACACGGTCGGAGCCCGAGGGATGGTCGGAGCGCGTCAGAACCGCCTCACCGCCAACGGCGCGGATCGCGTCCGCGATCTCATCATCGTCGGTCGCGACCAGCACGGACCCGACATCAGCCTCGATCGCGCGGCGCCAGACATGGACGATCATGGGCTCGCCGGCGATATCCGCCAGGGGCTTGCCCGGCAGCCGGGTCGCGGCACGACGCGCGGGAATGACGACGATCGGATTCACGCCTGCTGTCCTTTCGCGAAAGCTTCGATCCCGCCCGTGGTCAAGCCGCCTTTTGCCAGGCGGTCGAACGCCATGAGGGAGCCGAGCAACGCCTCGAACTGGTTGAGTGGAACCATATTGGGGCCATCCGATGGCGCATGGTCGGGATCTTGATGCGTTTCGATGAATACCGCCGCCACCCCCACGGCAACAGCGGCGCGGGCGAGCACCGGCACGAATTCCCGCTCGCCGCCGGAGCTGTCGCCTTGGCCGCCGGGTTGCTGCACCGAATGGGTCGCATCGAAAATGACGGGCGCACCGGTGCGCGCCATGATGGGAAGGGAGCGCATGTCCGAGACAAGCGTATTGTAGCCGAAGGATACGCCCCGCTCCGTCAGGAGCACCTGGGGATTGCCGGCGCCGGTCAGCTTCGCCACGACGTTCTTCATATCCCAGGGTGCGAGGAATTGCCCCTTCTTGACATTCACCACACGTCCGGTCGCGGCGGCGGCCAACAGCAGATCCGTCTGCCGGCACAGGAAGGCTGGAATCTGCAGCACATCGACAACTTCAGCCACGTCAGCGCATTGGCCTGCATCGTGCACGTCGGTCAACACCGGCAGGCCGACCGCGCTGCGAATTTCGGCGAAAATCGGCAGGGCATCATGAAGGCCGATGCCGCGCGCCGCCTTGGCACTGGTGCGGTTGGCCTTGTCGAAGGACGTCTTGTAGACGAGCCCGATACCAAGCCGCGTGGCGATCTCCTTCAAGGCATGGGCCGTTTCCAGCGCGTGCTGGCGGCTTTCCATCTGGCAGGGACCCGCGATAACGGCAAGCGGCAGCGCATTGCCGATCCGAACCGGAGCGGTCGAGATCTGCCCCGAAGGTCTCTGGCCAATTTCAACCACGTCAAGAGGAGATTGGGTCATGGGCCTCATTCCGGGGCATGTCGGCCCCTTCCAACCACATGTCACCGGGCACTCGCTTGTTACCCGGGACAACTCATGGTCCCCTGCATAGCTCCCCGGGTTCCATGCGGCAACCATGAGGCCGTCGCGAGCCCCGTGGAATCGTTCCTGATCGCCATAAGCATAAGATTAATGAAGGGGATTTAGGATCAGGTCCTGCCGCGGATTGCCATGGCTGGCCGAAAGCCTAAAATCGCGCGGCGAGGTATCCGGGCGGGCCGCGCATGCGGCTCAGATTTCGCCCTATTTGCATGCAAATTGAACAGGCGGGATAAGCCTCCCGCCGTCTCAGCCGGAGTTCGACGCAAGCATCATGACCGCAACCACAGTCTCTGCCCATACCAGCGCCAAGGCCGCCTCCCCCCGCCGTATCCGGAAGGCGGTGTTTCCGGTAGCGGGGCTTGGCACGCGGTTTCTGCCGGCGACGAAGGCGATGCCGAAGGAGATGCTCACGGTCGTCGACCGGCCGGTGATCCAGCATGTGGTCGATGAGGCCCGCGCCGCCGGCATCGAGCATTTCGTCTTCGTCACCGGCCGCAACAAGAGCGTCATCGAGGACCATTTCGACAGCCAGTTCGAGCTGGAGCGCACCCTCGAGGCCCGCGGCAAGTCCCGGGAACTGAAGGCGCTGCTCGAGGATCTGCCCGGCCCCGGCCAGACCAGCTTCACCCG
Proteins encoded in this region:
- the kdsA gene encoding 2-dehydro-3-deoxyphosphooctonate aldolase, translated to MTQSPLDVVEIGQRPSGQISTAPVRIGNALPLAVIAGPCQMESRQHALETAHALKEIATRLGIGLVYKTSFDKANRTSAKAARGIGLHDALPIFAEIRSAVGLPVLTDVHDAGQCADVAEVVDVLQIPAFLCRQTDLLLAAAATGRVVNVKKGQFLAPWDMKNVVAKLTGAGNPQVLLTERGVSFGYNTLVSDMRSLPIMARTGAPVIFDATHSVQQPGGQGDSSGGEREFVPVLARAAVAVGVAAVFIETHQDPDHAPSDGPNMVPLNQFEALLGSLMAFDRLAKGGLTTGGIEAFAKGQQA